The proteins below come from a single Garra rufa chromosome 25, GarRuf1.0, whole genome shotgun sequence genomic window:
- the ciartb gene encoding uncharacterized protein ciartb gives MSASDSDYSIDWLASDDEDNDSELEPDCTKAQGQTTLPKSPSSGVIQGAQTCQSLSKRNGDKGEVMDKENMSSRGSSPSSCDSSDYSKDGGHCHLGQEARTNYSRCPESPIGKKRQALKRTRSSMVPEQRERQLTPEQMEKDRLFACKCLELQCYIHPLSSILNGLRSGRYRERLSTFQESVAMDRIQRIMGVLQNPCMGERYVNIILKMEEMLKNWFPHIKPQRSDQANTAALMEETTLSKKPKLSPATSPLLTGIVNPATTSALSMGNKAMRVSDLTPPGPYSATNLKWLHTSPICSPMAEQAQGTVRNFLTAHRDATQDNSVSSSTDRLCKTDSAPSRPPPAKINAPCLERLLKSTESIITQKGPASLGGMAAGGWS, from the exons ATGTCAGCTTCAGATTCGGACTATTCCATTGACTGGCTGGCCAGTGACGATGAGGACAACGATAGTGAGTTAGAACCAGACTGTACCAAAGCGCAGGGACAAACCACCTTGCCAAAATCCCCCTCCTCGGGGGTCATCCAGGGGGCCCAGACTTGCCAGTCGCTCTCAAAGAGGAATGGAGATAAAGGGGAGGTAATGGACAAAGAGAACATGAGCTCTCGGGGAAGTTCTCCTTCCAGCTGCGATAGTTCAGACTACAGCAAGGACGGTGGCCATTGTCACCTGGGACAAGAGGCTCGGACCAATTACAGCCGGTGCCCAGAGAGCCCTATAGGCAAAAAGAGGCAGGCGTTGAAGAGAACACGGAGCTCCATGGTGCCGGAGCAAAGGGAGAGGCAGCTGACACCTGAACAAATGGAGAAAGACAGGCTGTTCGCATGCAAG TGCTTGGAGCTGCAGTGTTACATTCACCCACTGTCCTCAATCCTTAATGGCCTCCGCTCAGGCAGATACCGAGAAC GCCTCAGCACTTTTCAAGAGAGTGTGGCCATGGACCGCATCCAGAGGATAATGGGGGTCCTGCAGAATCCCTGCATGGG AGAGAGATATGTCAACATCATTCTGAAAATGGAGGAAATGTTGAAGAACTGGTTCCCTCACATAAAACCTCAACGAAGCGACCAAGCCAACACCGCAGCGCTGATGGAGGAGACGACCCTGTCTAAGAAACCCAAG TTGTCTCCAGCTACATCTCCCCTGCTCACTGGCATTGTAAACCCTGCCACCACAAGTGCCCTTTCCATGGGTAACAAGGCAATGAGAGTCAGCGACCTCACTCCCCCAGGGCCCTACTCTGCAACCAACCTAAAATGGCTCCACACATCACCCATCTGCTCCCCAATGGCCGAACAGGCTCAGGGGACGGTTCGGAACTTTCTAACAGCCCACAGAGATGCAACGCAGGACAACTCTGTGTCCTCCAGCACGGACCGTCTGTGCAAGACAGATTCTGCTCCCAGTCGACCACCTCCGGCCAAGATTAACGCGCCATGCCTTGAGAGACTTCTTAAATCTACAGAGAGTATCATCACCCAGAAAGGCCCAGCGAGCTTGGGTGGCATGGCAGCCGGTGGGTGGTCCTAG